In Maylandia zebra isolate NMK-2024a linkage group LG12, Mzebra_GT3a, whole genome shotgun sequence, a single genomic region encodes these proteins:
- the stx2b gene encoding syntaxin-2 isoform X3, whose amino-acid sequence MKDRLAELTAAASQTEEDVAVTVNQDGFMDSFFRRVEEVRGVIDKISIQVEEVRKIHSMILSAPNTDDRTKDQLAALTNDIKGNANVVRTKLKSIELSMPKDDAANRASVDFRIQKTQHTVLSRKFVEVMTQYNETQVSFRERSKGRIQRQLEITGRVTTNEELEDMLESGNPSIFTSDIISDSQITRQVVNEIESRHQDIMRLETSIRELHAMFMDMAMLVETQGDMVNNIEKNVSNAAEYICRAKEETKKAVRYQKKSRRLLYLAMCGGFILLLIIIVGVFE is encoded by the exons ATGAAGGATCGACTGGCTGAACTGACCGCt GCCGCTTCACAAACAGAAGAGGATGTTGCAGTTACAGTTAACCAAGATGGATTCATGGATAGCTTTTTCAGAAGG GTGGAAGAAGTCAGAGGAGTCATCGATAAGATCTCCATACAAGTGGAAGAAGTGAGGAAGATCCACAGCATGATCCTGTCGGCACCCAACACAGATGACA GGACAAAGGATCAGCTGGCTGCACTCACCAATGATATCAAAGGGAATGCCAATGTGGTGCGAACCAAACTAAAAT ccaTTGAGCTGAGCATGCCCAAAGACGATGCTGCTAACAGGGCCTCCGTAGACTTCAGGATCCAGAAAACACAG CACACTGTGCTCTCCAGGAAGTTTGTGGAGGTCATGACCCAGTACAACGAGACTCAAGTGTCCTTTAGGGAAAGAAGCAAAGGAAGAATCCAGAGACAGCTGGAGATAA CTGGAAGAGTGACCACCAATGAAGAACTAGAAGACATGTTAGAAAGTggaaatccatccatcttcaccTCTGAT ATCATTTCTGATTCCCAAATCACACGGCAAGTCGTGAACGAGATAGAGTCACGACACCAGGACATCATGCGCTTGGAGACGAGCATCAGGGAGCTCCATGCGATGTTCATGGACATGGCAATGCTGGTAGAAACTCAG GGGGATATGGTTAACAACATTGAGAAGAACGTCTCTAATGCAGCTGAATACATTTGTCGTGCAAAGGAAGAGACCAAAAAAGCAGTCAGGTACCAGAAGAAATCCCGGAGG CTTCTCTACCTTGCCATGTGTGGAGGTTTCATACTTTTACTCATCATAATAGTCGGAGTCTTTGAGTAA
- the stx2b gene encoding syntaxin-2 isoform X2, producing MKDRLAELTAAASQTEEDVAVTVNQDGFMDSFFRRVEEVRGVIDKISIQVEEVRKIHSMILSAPNTDDRTKDQLAALTNDIKGNANVVRTKLKSIELSMPKDDAANRASVDFRIQKTQHTVLSRKFVEVMTQYNETQVSFRERSKGRIQRQLEITGRVTTNEELEDMLESGNPSIFTSDIISDSQITRQVVNEIESRHQDIMRLETSIRELHAMFMDMAMLVETQGDMVNNIEKNVSNAAEYICRAKEETKKAVRYQKKSRRKLLYLAMCGGFILLLIIIVGVFE from the exons ATGAAGGATCGACTGGCTGAACTGACCGCt GCCGCTTCACAAACAGAAGAGGATGTTGCAGTTACAGTTAACCAAGATGGATTCATGGATAGCTTTTTCAGAAGG GTGGAAGAAGTCAGAGGAGTCATCGATAAGATCTCCATACAAGTGGAAGAAGTGAGGAAGATCCACAGCATGATCCTGTCGGCACCCAACACAGATGACA GGACAAAGGATCAGCTGGCTGCACTCACCAATGATATCAAAGGGAATGCCAATGTGGTGCGAACCAAACTAAAAT ccaTTGAGCTGAGCATGCCCAAAGACGATGCTGCTAACAGGGCCTCCGTAGACTTCAGGATCCAGAAAACACAG CACACTGTGCTCTCCAGGAAGTTTGTGGAGGTCATGACCCAGTACAACGAGACTCAAGTGTCCTTTAGGGAAAGAAGCAAAGGAAGAATCCAGAGACAGCTGGAGATAA CTGGAAGAGTGACCACCAATGAAGAACTAGAAGACATGTTAGAAAGTggaaatccatccatcttcaccTCTGAT ATCATTTCTGATTCCCAAATCACACGGCAAGTCGTGAACGAGATAGAGTCACGACACCAGGACATCATGCGCTTGGAGACGAGCATCAGGGAGCTCCATGCGATGTTCATGGACATGGCAATGCTGGTAGAAACTCAG GGGGATATGGTTAACAACATTGAGAAGAACGTCTCTAATGCAGCTGAATACATTTGTCGTGCAAAGGAAGAGACCAAAAAAGCAGTCAGGTACCAGAAGAAATCCCGGAGG AAGCTTCTCTACCTTGCCATGTGTGGAGGTTTCATACTTTTACTCATCATAATAGTCGGAGTCTTTGAGTAA
- the stx2b gene encoding syntaxin-2 isoform X1, translating into MKDRLAELTAAASQTEEDVAVTVNQDGFMDSFFRRVEEVRGVIDKISIQVEEVRKIHSMILSAPNTDDRTKDQLAALTNDIKGNANVVRTKLKSIELSMPKDDAANRASVDFRIQKTQHTVLSRKFVEVMTQYNETQVSFRERSKGRIQRQLEITGRVTTNEELEDMLESGNPSIFTSDIISDSQITRQVVNEIESRHQDIMRLETSIRELHAMFMDMAMLVETQGDMVNNIEKNVSNAAEYICRAKEETKKAVRYQKKSRRKYIILAFALLILLAVIALIVGLSVGLTKPPA; encoded by the exons ATGAAGGATCGACTGGCTGAACTGACCGCt GCCGCTTCACAAACAGAAGAGGATGTTGCAGTTACAGTTAACCAAGATGGATTCATGGATAGCTTTTTCAGAAGG GTGGAAGAAGTCAGAGGAGTCATCGATAAGATCTCCATACAAGTGGAAGAAGTGAGGAAGATCCACAGCATGATCCTGTCGGCACCCAACACAGATGACA GGACAAAGGATCAGCTGGCTGCACTCACCAATGATATCAAAGGGAATGCCAATGTGGTGCGAACCAAACTAAAAT ccaTTGAGCTGAGCATGCCCAAAGACGATGCTGCTAACAGGGCCTCCGTAGACTTCAGGATCCAGAAAACACAG CACACTGTGCTCTCCAGGAAGTTTGTGGAGGTCATGACCCAGTACAACGAGACTCAAGTGTCCTTTAGGGAAAGAAGCAAAGGAAGAATCCAGAGACAGCTGGAGATAA CTGGAAGAGTGACCACCAATGAAGAACTAGAAGACATGTTAGAAAGTggaaatccatccatcttcaccTCTGAT ATCATTTCTGATTCCCAAATCACACGGCAAGTCGTGAACGAGATAGAGTCACGACACCAGGACATCATGCGCTTGGAGACGAGCATCAGGGAGCTCCATGCGATGTTCATGGACATGGCAATGCTGGTAGAAACTCAG GGGGATATGGTTAACAACATTGAGAAGAACGTCTCTAATGCAGCTGAATACATTTGTCGTGCAAAGGAAGAGACCAAAAAAGCAGTCAGGTACCAGAAGAAATCCCGGAGG AAATACATTATTCTTGCCTTTGCTCTGTTGATCCTGCTTGCTGTTATTGCACTAATTGTCGGCCTGTCTGTCGGACTAACCAAACCCCCTGCATGA